One Chryseobacterium indoltheticum DNA segment encodes these proteins:
- a CDS encoding glycosyltransferase family 2 protein: MLKFSILIAHYNNYHYFTECYESILKQTYENYEIVLVDDCSSDDSYQKIIELTKDNPKVKVYRNEENSGVGLTKKRCIDLATGEICGFVDPDDTLAENALQIIIENYTKNIIAVYSQFYECDANLKPIKIFPNSRAIKNGDKMFFNVFFEATHFFTFKKEAYNKTSGINDKLTSAVDQDLYLKLYEIGDFKFVKVPLYYYRIHEKGVSQESSKKEKLHKNWHQTILDTINRRNIDYLYGKKISDIENLPGFLKVKQNSIFKKIQRKFL; this comes from the coding sequence ATGCTAAAATTTTCCATTCTTATCGCCCACTACAACAATTACCATTACTTTACAGAATGTTACGAAAGTATTCTGAAGCAGACTTACGAAAACTACGAAATTGTGCTTGTAGATGACTGCTCTTCGGATGATTCTTATCAAAAGATCATAGAACTTACGAAAGATAATCCAAAAGTTAAAGTTTATAGAAATGAAGAAAATAGCGGTGTAGGTCTTACAAAAAAGAGATGTATTGACTTGGCTACCGGAGAAATCTGCGGATTTGTTGATCCCGATGATACTTTAGCAGAAAATGCATTACAGATTATTATCGAAAATTACACTAAAAATATTATTGCAGTGTATTCTCAATTCTACGAGTGCGATGCCAATCTTAAACCTATTAAAATATTTCCAAATTCTCGCGCCATTAAAAACGGCGATAAAATGTTTTTTAATGTTTTTTTTGAAGCCACACACTTTTTCACATTTAAAAAAGAGGCTTATAACAAAACTTCCGGAATCAATGATAAACTTACTTCAGCAGTCGATCAGGATTTGTATTTAAAGCTTTATGAAATAGGTGATTTTAAATTTGTAAAAGTTCCGCTTTACTACTACCGCATTCATGAAAAAGGGGTGTCGCAGGAATCTTCCAAGAAAGAAAAACTGCACAAAAACTGGCATCAGACTATTTTAGATACTATAAACAGAAGAAATATTGATTATCTCTACGGTAAAAAAATAAGTGACATTGAAAATCTCCCGGGATTTTTGAAAGTAAAACAAAATAGTATTTTCAAAAAAATTCAACGAAAATTTTTATAA
- a CDS encoding glycosyltransferase family 2 protein, producing MNPLVTISIPIFKCEKFIIRCLESVKNQTYKNLEIVLVNDCTPDDSMSLVKNFMDANPDLTIKIIEHQENSGLSVVRNNGIKASTGKYLFFLDSDDEITTDCIELLVKKAEKTDAQIIIAQNRWINTFDNTTKDFGFPTITEKKYYDNNLEIFSVYSKGGFPSSSWNKLFKKDFIVDNQIYFVPGLFAQDELWFFHLLLKTDTLAIIDDITYLYYLHGESVIFNRQKKNFENYLTILEYLTKSYKEEKNSELKMLIKNKIILFKEMVLVMQWKALKDKEYLKTNISRMQKLVRLNLSDYLSSKYSLDVKKKNFFHNIPAGLAVKLFIWRFER from the coding sequence ATGAATCCATTAGTAACTATTTCTATTCCCATTTTTAAATGTGAGAAGTTTATCATCAGATGTCTGGAATCTGTCAAAAATCAAACATATAAAAATTTAGAGATTGTTCTTGTTAATGATTGCACTCCTGACGACAGTATGTCGCTTGTCAAAAATTTTATGGATGCCAATCCGGATCTTACTATCAAAATTATAGAACATCAGGAAAATTCGGGACTTTCTGTTGTAAGAAACAACGGCATAAAAGCATCTACCGGAAAATATCTGTTTTTTTTGGATAGTGACGACGAAATTACAACAGATTGCATAGAATTATTGGTTAAAAAAGCTGAAAAAACAGATGCTCAAATCATTATAGCGCAAAATCGATGGATCAACACTTTTGATAATACCACGAAAGATTTCGGATTTCCCACCATCACAGAAAAAAAATATTACGATAATAATCTTGAAATATTTTCCGTGTATAGCAAAGGCGGATTTCCTTCATCATCATGGAATAAATTATTTAAGAAGGACTTTATTGTTGATAATCAAATTTATTTTGTACCGGGATTATTTGCTCAGGATGAGTTGTGGTTTTTCCATTTGTTGTTAAAAACAGACACTTTAGCAATTATTGATGACATTACATATCTGTATTATCTTCATGGTGAATCGGTTATTTTTAACAGGCAAAAGAAAAATTTCGAGAACTATCTAACAATTCTTGAGTATCTGACCAAATCTTATAAAGAGGAAAAAAACTCTGAATTGAAAATGCTGATCAAAAATAAAATTATTCTCTTCAAGGAGATGGTTTTGGTGATGCAATGGAAAGCATTGAAAGATAAAGAATATCTAAAAACTAATATTTCAAGAATGCAGAAATTAGTCCGATTAAATCTTTCAGACTATTTGAGTTCAAAATATTCTTTAGATGTCAAAAAGAAAAATTTCTTTCACAATATTCCAGCTGGTTTGGCTGTGAAACTTTTTATCTGGCGCTTTGAGAGATAA
- a CDS encoding glycosyltransferase family 2 protein has product MQTQPLISIITTYYNSVQLGDFVKSSMQCLQNQTYQNLELICVNDGSTDSTLNELESFAKQDSRIKVYTKENQKYAQYSKAYGQEKASGEFIFLFDHDDLIDFDTIEKCYQTFLSHPELDIVTPIVITKFTDGNIKNIHNIYFSDSATFEFKKFTGSQIIKDTVGKYDNHIRGLYRKEVFKSHSFRFTEPLLNADEIVERLIYEEARFVGNCDAVYTHYIHPDSSAKLLSPKRIDFARTDYVLRKIFKEKGIYANRRAIFEFIAYKNLVNAIKIFHHFSKDMTAEEYSKQSKRLRESYNELDKKVVISQFVGFPKFYNAFLLSDFSLMSFFYKYKK; this is encoded by the coding sequence ATGCAAACACAACCTCTGATTTCTATTATTACAACGTATTATAACTCTGTACAGTTAGGAGATTTTGTAAAGTCATCTATGCAATGTCTGCAAAACCAGACGTATCAAAATCTAGAATTAATATGTGTGAATGATGGTTCTACCGATTCTACATTAAATGAATTAGAAAGTTTCGCAAAACAAGATTCGAGAATTAAAGTTTACACAAAAGAAAATCAGAAGTATGCGCAATATTCTAAGGCTTACGGACAGGAAAAGGCTTCGGGAGAATTTATTTTTCTTTTTGATCATGATGATCTTATTGATTTTGATACCATAGAAAAATGTTACCAGACATTTTTAAGCCATCCTGAGCTTGATATTGTAACCCCGATTGTCATCACAAAATTCACTGACGGAAATATTAAAAATATACACAATATTTATTTTTCTGATTCAGCAACTTTTGAATTTAAAAAATTTACGGGATCACAAATTATTAAAGATACTGTAGGCAAATATGATAACCACATCCGAGGATTGTACAGAAAAGAAGTCTTCAAATCTCATTCTTTCCGTTTTACAGAACCACTTTTGAATGCTGATGAAATTGTAGAGAGACTTATATATGAAGAAGCGAGATTTGTAGGAAACTGTGACGCAGTTTACACTCATTATATTCATCCGGATTCATCGGCTAAATTACTCTCTCCCAAAAGAATAGATTTTGCAAGAACAGATTACGTACTGAGAAAGATATTTAAAGAAAAAGGAATTTACGCGAACCGTCGGGCAATCTTCGAATTTATAGCCTACAAAAATTTGGTCAATGCCATTAAAATATTCCATCATTTTTCTAAAGATATGACTGCAGAAGAATATTCTAAACAAAGCAAAAGACTTCGGGAATCGTATAATGAATTAGACAAAAAAGTTGTCATTTCTCAGTTTGTAGGATTTCCAAAATTTTATAATGCTTTTTTATTGTCTGATTTTTCTTTAATGTCATTCTTCTACAAATACAAGAAATAA
- the asnB gene encoding asparagine synthase (glutamine-hydrolyzing), producing MCGIAGIVKKNILNDDFYKRGLKNMTDSIIHRGPDDEGHEYFQNCFLGFRRLAIVDLSKDGHQPMYSDTKNECIVFNGEIYGYRDLKKEISEYTFKSNTDTEVILALYQKYGSELPKHLNGMFSVAIWDEEKQQLFCVRDRFGEKPFYYATGKNGEFIFASEIKAILATGLVDKELNDEAVSHFLRHSYINGHQSIYKNIKVLPPASQLVYKNGEIEISQYWNLPEEELNITENDAIQKFKRLVDKSVEKQLIADVKVGAFLSGGLDSGTLVALSSRYNSNLTTLGFEYQGEWNEMPEARSISQKYNTNHKEVSIKDEEITNLLVEVLKKLDEPLADTAILATYTICEEAAKNMTVVITGNAGDELFGGYKWYQKEKEILDKGRANPNFLTFYKIGSTVSEKIGFRKGQDYFLDKVFRAKFPDIVAYQKEKVHSNFTKKETALLLKSHSEYEHLYDFPLDKTNLNTPMKMDLTNIIPGDYMVKDDRIAMMHSIELRTPFLDRDLVEFCAALPAKYKVNTEQTKIILRKAFGELLTDNILNKRKQGFGAPVEKWLKIPAMEELSSKILRNPASKIFLKLDFQQVQKSLQYNYKHWSLLVLGIWMEERH from the coding sequence ATGTGCGGAATTGCAGGTATTGTAAAAAAAAATATTTTAAACGATGATTTTTATAAAAGAGGTCTGAAAAACATGACCGATTCTATTATTCATCGTGGTCCGGATGATGAAGGTCATGAGTATTTTCAAAACTGTTTTTTAGGTTTCAGACGTTTAGCGATTGTTGATCTTTCGAAAGACGGACACCAGCCGATGTATTCAGACACGAAGAATGAATGCATCGTTTTCAACGGAGAAATTTACGGTTATCGTGACTTAAAAAAAGAGATTTCTGAATATACTTTCAAAAGCAATACAGACACAGAAGTTATTCTTGCATTGTATCAAAAATATGGTTCTGAACTTCCAAAACATTTAAACGGAATGTTTTCTGTTGCAATTTGGGATGAAGAAAAACAACAGCTTTTTTGTGTAAGAGATCGCTTTGGAGAAAAACCATTTTATTATGCAACAGGAAAAAATGGTGAATTTATTTTCGCCTCTGAAATTAAGGCTATTCTCGCAACAGGTTTAGTAGATAAAGAGCTGAATGATGAAGCCGTTTCTCATTTTTTGCGCCATTCATACATAAATGGTCATCAAAGTATTTATAAAAATATTAAAGTTTTGCCACCTGCTTCACAATTAGTCTATAAAAATGGGGAAATTGAAATTTCTCAATATTGGAATTTGCCCGAAGAAGAATTAAATATTACAGAAAATGATGCTATACAAAAATTTAAAAGGCTAGTAGATAAATCGGTAGAGAAGCAATTGATTGCTGATGTAAAAGTAGGCGCTTTTTTAAGTGGTGGATTAGATTCCGGAACTTTGGTTGCATTGTCATCCAGATATAATTCAAATCTTACCACTTTGGGATTTGAGTATCAAGGTGAATGGAATGAAATGCCGGAAGCAAGAAGTATTTCCCAAAAATATAATACCAATCACAAAGAAGTCTCCATTAAAGATGAAGAAATCACCAATTTATTGGTAGAAGTTTTAAAAAAACTAGATGAACCGCTTGCAGATACTGCAATTTTGGCAACATATACCATTTGTGAGGAAGCTGCAAAAAACATGACTGTTGTAATTACCGGAAATGCTGGTGACGAGCTTTTTGGCGGATACAAATGGTACCAGAAAGAAAAAGAAATTCTTGACAAAGGAAGGGCGAATCCAAATTTTCTGACTTTTTATAAAATAGGGTCTACTGTTAGTGAAAAAATAGGTTTTAGAAAAGGACAGGATTATTTTCTCGATAAAGTTTTCAGGGCAAAATTTCCGGATATTGTGGCTTACCAAAAGGAAAAAGTACATAGTAATTTTACCAAAAAAGAGACTGCTTTGCTTTTAAAATCACATTCAGAATATGAACATTTATATGATTTTCCGTTAGATAAAACCAATCTTAATACTCCAATGAAAATGGATCTCACCAATATTATTCCGGGAGATTATATGGTGAAAGATGACCGGATTGCGATGATGCATTCGATCGAATTGCGAACTCCTTTTTTAGATAGAGATTTGGTCGAATTCTGTGCTGCTCTACCTGCAAAATATAAAGTAAATACTGAACAGACCAAAATTATCTTAAGGAAAGCTTTCGGTGAATTATTAACAGATAATATTCTAAATAAGCGAAAGCAAGGATTTGGTGCTCCAGTAGAAAAATGGTTGAAAATTCCGGCAATGGAAGAACTTTCATCAAAAATCTTAAGAAATCCAGCCTCAAAAATTTTCCTCAAACTAGATTTTCAGCAGGTTCAGAAAAGTTTACAATATAATTATAAGCACTGGTCTCTTTTGGTATTGGGAATTTGGATGGAGGAGCGTCACTAA
- a CDS encoding glycosyltransferase family 2 protein, with amino-acid sequence MNKLAFVIPYYKIDFFEETLQSLENQTNKNFNIYIGNDKSPNDPAGIISRYAHLNITYQAFDSNLGTKDLEGQWIRCIDLSKNEEWICILGDDDCPKENFVEEFYNVLPTVDEKGINVIKAAITSIDSHSNLRGADLLHPEYDTSINTFWRDRNNQTHTSISENIFRRSCYEKIGFRGFPLAWGTPLVAWMDYTEGGLIYGMNNTQMCVRSSEINLTRVNSFRDQKDVGEAMVYEIVFSDYYDKFNDAQRLFLLKKYHAVLHYYKLKNKLPSSIFYLYGKYGGVKSKLFYILREIKWKFSK; translated from the coding sequence ATGAACAAACTGGCCTTCGTAATTCCGTATTATAAAATAGATTTTTTTGAAGAGACTTTACAATCGCTAGAGAATCAAACAAATAAAAATTTTAATATTTATATAGGTAATGACAAAAGTCCGAATGATCCTGCTGGTATTATTTCCCGATATGCACATCTGAATATTACCTATCAAGCTTTTGATTCTAATCTGGGTACTAAAGACCTGGAAGGGCAATGGATCAGGTGCATTGATTTATCAAAAAATGAGGAATGGATATGTATTTTGGGAGATGATGACTGTCCGAAGGAAAATTTTGTTGAAGAATTTTATAATGTGCTGCCAACAGTCGATGAAAAAGGCATTAATGTTATCAAAGCAGCAATAACTTCAATAGATTCTCACTCGAATCTGAGAGGTGCAGATCTCCTTCATCCGGAATATGATACCTCTATCAATACATTTTGGAGAGACCGAAATAACCAGACGCATACAAGTATAAGTGAGAATATATTTAGAAGAAGTTGTTATGAAAAAATTGGTTTTAGAGGTTTCCCTTTGGCTTGGGGAACCCCCTTGGTGGCCTGGATGGATTATACAGAGGGAGGTCTTATTTATGGTATGAATAATACACAAATGTGTGTAAGATCTTCGGAAATCAACCTCACCAGAGTTAATTCTTTTAGAGACCAGAAAGATGTTGGTGAAGCCATGGTATATGAAATTGTTTTTTCAGATTATTATGATAAATTCAATGATGCACAACGTTTATTTTTATTAAAAAAATACCATGCAGTTCTTCATTATTACAAACTAAAAAACAAACTTCCATCGTCAATCTTTTATCTATACGGTAAATACGGAGGTGTAAAGTCAAAACTGTTTTATATTCTTCGAGAAATTAAATGGAAATTCTCAAAATAA
- a CDS encoding NAD-dependent epimerase/dehydratase family protein — protein MIVGNGLIASLFVDNDDENIIFFASGVSNSLETRVEEFLREENLIKNTISENTDKVFVYFSTCSIYDSSKTGSDYVLHKLKMEQLIKKSCPQFLILRVSNAVGKGGNPNLLMNYIVKAVKNDEAINVHTQATRNLIDVDDIRNVTFDLLKQQSLNKIINVAYSKNYSILEILEIVEKFYNKKVNINLLKSGSGYDINIPEIEQYFIETNQAGKEIYLYNILQKYFY, from the coding sequence ATGATTGTAGGCAATGGTCTTATTGCGTCACTATTTGTGGATAATGACGATGAGAATATAATTTTTTTTGCGTCGGGAGTCTCCAATTCTTTAGAAACAAGAGTTGAAGAATTTTTACGTGAGGAAAACCTGATCAAGAATACCATTTCAGAAAATACAGACAAGGTATTTGTATATTTTTCTACCTGCAGTATTTATGATTCTTCAAAGACTGGCAGCGATTACGTTCTTCACAAGCTAAAAATGGAACAGCTGATCAAAAAATCTTGCCCGCAATTTCTTATTTTGAGAGTAAGCAATGCTGTCGGCAAAGGCGGAAACCCCAATCTTCTGATGAATTATATAGTGAAAGCTGTGAAAAATGATGAAGCTATTAATGTTCACACTCAAGCAACGCGCAACCTCATCGACGTTGATGATATAAGAAATGTTACCTTTGATCTTCTTAAGCAACAATCTTTAAATAAAATTATCAATGTCGCTTATAGTAAAAACTATTCAATTCTTGAGATTCTAGAGATTGTAGAAAAGTTTTATAATAAAAAAGTAAACATCAATCTTTTAAAAAGCGGATCCGGATATGACATTAATATTCCCGAAATAGAGCAATACTTTATTGAGACTAATCAAGCCGGCAAAGAGATTTATCTTTATAATATTCTTCAAAAATATTTTTATTAA
- the wecB gene encoding non-hydrolyzing UDP-N-acetylglucosamine 2-epimerase — translation MMNEKIAIIYGTRPEFLKIFPIINEFRKRNEDICIVNTGQHDTLLTEMENSFGIIPHHRLSVQSLSFTSSNLIAKLIDEISKLIHKENIQKIIAQGDTFTVLASSMVAFLEQRKFYHIEAGLRTSDIKLPFPEEFNRRVVSLTANVNFAPTELAKQNLLKENISETNISLVGNTIVDMIEYVIEKENILVEYQDFVFITAHRRENIGQPLKNIAQAIKELAEENPETQFDWALHPNPNTRRIILDIFDKQIPKNINFTEPLSYLDALRKMAKAKLIISDSGGIQEEAPSLQKRILILREETERPEVVTCNCGILVGSDIEKIKTHFNLIYHNQQEYIFESDNNPFGDGKASEKIVKEILV, via the coding sequence ATGATGAACGAGAAAATTGCAATTATATACGGAACGAGACCAGAATTCCTGAAGATATTCCCCATCATCAATGAATTCAGAAAACGCAATGAAGACATCTGCATTGTAAATACAGGTCAACACGATACGCTGCTTACAGAAATGGAAAACAGCTTCGGCATTATTCCACATCATAGACTTTCTGTACAGTCGTTGTCATTTACCAGCTCTAATCTGATTGCTAAACTGATCGACGAAATTTCTAAACTCATCCATAAAGAAAATATTCAGAAAATAATTGCACAGGGTGATACATTCACTGTTTTAGCCTCATCAATGGTTGCTTTTCTTGAGCAGAGAAAATTTTATCACATTGAGGCCGGATTGAGAACATCAGATATCAAACTTCCTTTTCCTGAAGAATTCAACAGACGTGTTGTTTCATTAACAGCGAATGTAAATTTCGCTCCCACAGAATTGGCGAAGCAAAACCTTTTGAAAGAAAACATTTCAGAGACAAACATCTCTTTGGTTGGCAATACCATTGTTGATATGATCGAGTATGTGATCGAAAAAGAAAATATTTTGGTCGAATATCAGGATTTTGTTTTTATTACGGCTCACAGGCGAGAAAACATTGGTCAACCTTTGAAAAATATTGCTCAGGCAATCAAAGAGCTCGCTGAAGAAAATCCGGAGACCCAATTTGACTGGGCATTGCACCCAAACCCGAATACCCGAAGAATTATTTTGGATATATTTGATAAGCAAATACCCAAAAACATCAACTTTACTGAGCCTCTTTCTTATCTTGATGCACTTAGAAAAATGGCTAAAGCCAAACTTATAATTTCAGATTCCGGCGGAATACAGGAAGAAGCGCCAAGTTTACAGAAAAGAATATTAATTTTAAGAGAAGAAACCGAAAGGCCGGAAGTAGTTACCTGTAATTGCGGTATTTTGGTAGGGTCTGATATTGAAAAAATTAAAACTCATTTTAATTTAATATATCATAACCAGCAGGAATATATATTTGAAAGTGATAATAATCCTTTTGGAGACGGCAAAGCTTCAGAAAAAATTGTAAAAGAAATATTGGTATGA
- a CDS encoding glycosyltransferase — translation MLSIIVSSYQPHFYSDLKSNIAETCGIPYEIIKIHNPGTMGICQAYNLGAKQAKFSNLLFIHEDILFVNKGWGEKLVETLQTPDCGIVGVAGGNYYSHIPATWSNKGYNSVNFIQVVSQIEQYHSNFGKKSERKKVKGIDGVLLACKKNIFDEFKFNEDIRGYHGYDLIFSLSVAKKYTNYITNEILIKHFSSGNFSKEWFENILKVREIIGTFQDQKTDQKVERENFYKFIFYLKNFNYSQKDSFKIAIKYINLKKFGVINSLKMIYQLRHLVY, via the coding sequence ATGCTGTCAATAATTGTATCATCATATCAACCGCACTTTTATTCAGACTTGAAATCTAACATTGCTGAAACCTGCGGAATTCCTTATGAAATTATTAAAATACATAATCCTGGAACTATGGGAATTTGCCAAGCTTATAATTTGGGAGCAAAGCAGGCAAAATTCAGCAACTTATTATTTATTCATGAAGATATTCTTTTTGTAAATAAAGGTTGGGGAGAAAAATTAGTAGAAACTCTCCAAACACCAGACTGTGGAATTGTAGGAGTTGCAGGAGGAAATTATTATTCACATATCCCCGCAACCTGGTCTAATAAAGGATATAATTCTGTAAATTTCATACAGGTTGTTTCTCAGATTGAGCAATACCATAGCAACTTTGGAAAGAAAAGTGAGCGTAAAAAAGTAAAAGGGATTGATGGCGTCTTATTAGCATGTAAAAAGAATATTTTTGATGAGTTTAAATTTAATGAGGACATAAGAGGTTACCATGGATATGATTTAATTTTTTCATTAAGTGTAGCAAAAAAATACACAAATTATATCACCAATGAAATATTAATAAAACACTTTTCGTCCGGTAATTTCTCAAAAGAGTGGTTTGAGAACATATTAAAAGTTCGTGAGATTATTGGTACATTTCAAGATCAAAAGACAGATCAAAAAGTAGAAAGGGAAAATTTTTATAAGTTTATTTTTTATCTCAAAAATTTTAACTATAGTCAAAAAGATTCTTTTAAAATTGCAATTAAGTATATTAACCTCAAAAAATTTGGCGTTATTAATAGTTTAAAGATGATTTATCAATTAAGGCATTTAGTTTATTGA
- a CDS encoding glycosyltransferase family 32 protein translates to MIPKKIHYCWFGGKPKPDSFFICLDSWKKNLPDYEIIEWNETNFDINCCEYVRLAAEQKKWAFVSDYSRALALFEHGGIYMDIDVEVKFSLDEFLIHRAFSGFEIKGSPFTALWGTEAGHPWPKKVLDFYNKKTDFDLTTNTVFVSDLLVKEYKIDAARDEYQELEDGIVIYPSTHFCLDLPKNYASHHFVGTWHERDTPNPFKDFVHAYFHVKNVAKIKEGKKEIHNVINNMKMISPDEILDQFPLRMLVKYIIKRLRRKF, encoded by the coding sequence ATGATCCCAAAAAAAATACATTACTGCTGGTTTGGCGGAAAACCAAAACCGGATTCTTTTTTTATATGTTTAGATTCTTGGAAGAAAAACCTTCCAGATTACGAAATCATTGAATGGAATGAAACCAATTTTGACATCAATTGCTGCGAGTATGTTCGTTTAGCTGCTGAACAAAAAAAATGGGCTTTTGTATCAGATTATTCAAGAGCTTTAGCCTTGTTTGAGCACGGCGGAATCTACATGGATATTGATGTAGAAGTAAAATTTTCTTTAGACGAATTTCTCATTCACCGTGCATTTTCAGGATTTGAAATTAAAGGATCTCCATTCACCGCACTTTGGGGTACAGAAGCTGGACATCCATGGCCAAAGAAAGTTTTAGATTTTTACAATAAAAAAACAGATTTTGACCTTACTACCAATACTGTTTTCGTATCAGATCTTTTGGTGAAAGAATACAAAATTGATGCAGCAAGAGATGAATATCAGGAGTTGGAAGATGGAATTGTGATCTATCCTTCCACTCATTTTTGTCTGGATCTTCCAAAAAATTATGCGAGTCACCACTTTGTTGGAACCTGGCATGAAAGAGACACCCCAAACCCCTTTAAAGATTTTGTACATGCTTATTTTCATGTAAAGAATGTAGCTAAAATCAAAGAAGGAAAAAAAGAAATTCATAACGTCATCAACAACATGAAAATGATTTCTCCAGATGAGATTCTTGATCAGTTTCCATTAAGAATGTTGGTGAAATATATTATTAAAAGGTTACGTCGTAAGTTTTAA
- a CDS encoding glycosyltransferase family A protein has protein sequence MTELTIFTPTYNRAYILPQLFDSLLAQSNKNFEWLIVDDGSSDNTQEIIQNFESKANFKIIYIYQENQGKHVAINTALKNIKTPYFTTIDSDDFLQDDGLQLIENKLSLISQNPGIIGIASPINILNSNRSKKQIPTDIVVTTNELKFKHHFNGELTLIFKTYLAKKFEYPVFEGEKFMLESVVFDKMDDEYKFLYIADSIVNAEYRPDGLTFQGKKILLNSPLGAALAYKEKMNNKQLSLPYRKNFAKNYWDYESLNNKNFISKLRKIQSLEVKIYMIIYFINRILGKKQT, from the coding sequence ATGACAGAGTTGACAATTTTTACCCCAACGTATAATCGGGCGTATATTCTTCCACAACTTTTTGATTCGCTTTTGGCACAATCAAACAAGAATTTTGAATGGTTGATTGTTGATGACGGATCTTCTGATAATACGCAAGAAATAATACAAAACTTTGAGAGCAAAGCAAATTTTAAAATAATATACATTTATCAGGAAAATCAGGGCAAGCATGTTGCGATTAATACGGCATTAAAAAACATAAAAACACCTTATTTTACCACCATCGATAGCGATGATTTTTTACAAGATGATGGCTTACAATTAATAGAAAACAAACTGTCATTAATCAGCCAAAATCCAGGCATTATCGGAATAGCATCTCCAATAAATATTTTGAATAGTAATCGCTCTAAAAAGCAAATACCTACAGATATTGTGGTGACAACCAACGAACTTAAATTTAAACATCATTTTAATGGAGAACTCACCCTTATTTTTAAAACATATTTAGCAAAAAAATTTGAATATCCAGTTTTTGAAGGTGAAAAATTCATGCTTGAATCTGTTGTTTTTGATAAAATGGATGATGAATATAAATTTTTATATATTGCCGATTCTATTGTAAATGCTGAATACAGACCAGACGGACTTACCTTTCAAGGCAAAAAAATACTCCTGAATAGCCCACTTGGGGCTGCATTAGCTTACAAAGAGAAAATGAATAATAAGCAACTTTCTTTACCATATCGAAAAAATTTTGCTAAAAACTATTGGGATTATGAAAGTCTAAATAATAAAAATTTTATTTCAAAATTGAGAAAAATTCAAAGTTTAGAAGTGAAAATTTACATGATTATTTATTTTATAAATCGAATTTTAGGAAAAAAACAAACATGA